In Podospora pseudopauciseta strain CBS 411.78 chromosome 3, whole genome shotgun sequence, one genomic interval encodes:
- the SVF1 gene encoding putative cell survival pathways protein (COG:S; EggNog:ENOG503NVS8): protein MFKWAQQQLANVAGTKEPIYGPEAIQSVAVEAETTPYTELTRDDLKWQAMTSTSVETQSFYLMADNGQLGFAQVIYSNVAGIHTTCQFNCKLFSLDSSKPHLWCSTQLTNPDFSEDKSSFFADDCAVELSEDGTTYTIKSMNDDRAIVNLTIKRAGPGFQVGKTGKTLFGTDLKNPWGTMRHAFWPRCTAEGTISTKEGPVDFKGKATYIMALQGMKPHHAAAKWNFVDFQGPTYTAVVMNFTTPPSYGSTEVTIGGIVKDGEIVMANCKSTVTHTKSKSDGENGWPEPETIKYTWTGTTKDGKPVEASLEGALEKRLDRIDVMAEVPGFVKQIVSSAAGTKPYIYQYYPQQQKLTLKIKVDGQEVSEQGTVFAESTFISE from the exons ATGTTCAAGTgggcgcagcagca GCTCGCCAACGTCGCCGGCACCAAGGAGCCCATCTATGGCCCTGAGGCAATCCAGTCCGTTGCCGTCGAGGCCGAGACCACCCCCTATACCGAGCTCACCCGCGATGACCTGAAATGGCAGGCCATGACCTCGACCAGCGTCGAGACCCAGAGCTTCTACCTCATGGCTGACAACGGTCAGCTCGGGTTTGCCCAAGTCATCTATAGTAACGTGGC GGGCATCCACACGACCTGCCAGTTCAACTGCAAGCTCTTTAGCCTCGATTCCTCGAAGCCCCACCTCTGGTGCTCGACCcagctcaccaaccccgactTCAGCGAGGACAAGAGTAGCTTCTTCGCCGACGACTGCGCCGTCGAGCTCTCCGAGGACGGAACCACCTACACAATCAAGTCGATGAACGACGACCGGGCCATCGTCAACTTGACCATCAAGCGGGCCGGTCCCGGCTTCCAGGTCGGCAAGACGGGCAAGACGCTGTTTGGCACCGATCTCAAGAACCCATGGGGCACCATGCGCCATGCTTTCTGGCCACGCTGCACAGCCGAGGGCACCATCAGCACCAAGGAGGGGCCGGTCGATTTCAAGGGCAAGGCCACGTACATCATGGCTCTCCAGGGCATGAAGCCTCACCACGCGGCGGCCAAGTGGAACTTTGTCGACTTCCAGGGTCCCACTTACACGGCTGTGGTGATGAATTTTACCACACCTCCTTCCTACGGCTCGACCGAGGTGACGATTGGTGGTATTGTCAAGGATGGGGAGATCGTCATGGCCAACTGCAAGAGCACAGTTACTCACACCAAGTCGAAGAGCGACGGGGAGAACGGGTGGCCCGAGCCCGAGACCATCAAGTACACTTGGACGGGAACGACCAAGGATGGCAAGCCGGTCGAGGCTTCGTTGGAGGGTGCTTTGGAGAAGAGGCTCGACAGGATAGACGTCATGGCCGAGGTGCCTGGATTTGTCAAGCAGATTGTTTCGAGCGCTGCCGGAACAAAGCCTTATATCTACCAG TActacccccaacaacaaaaactCACTCTCAAGATCAAGGTCGACGGCCAAGAAGTCAGCGAGCAGGGCACCGTCTTTGCCGAGTCTACCTTTATTTCCGAgtga
- a CDS encoding hypothetical protein (COG:S; EggNog:ENOG503NZMN) gives MDLKKPYSLLEDHSLQSSNSNHPTFRSSPPLFRHGRLLTDGGDGASFTSTSPLSQKLTDFDQDLDLDLNEQPILSCVSQETSQEDCARHRFIVWAAVKRNESLRKHPEKKTECPLLKCNHKLTDHESMLKHLAGCRYLASGEYWCYNHMRVEHFDDIRCKKCLGHPSRAKKVLTIAKKLFHGLGHKSKKGQQGSTIDEERTHQPPPSYESISRPAPGPPLPGNAAELPLTEILEADSNEIEVPMAPQQQPPPPPPQQQQQQQYPTIDPQDLLVPQPIIPPSLPELDASTMEWDHTLDMAMPQIPLQMPITLQDDSMQQFSYVRPPLQLATNNPYARHQAPPRPVSRPTSTAPRSKGLSPSSSVRSTASTDTTTSNVSNDSNVSYDSTFSNLTTDSHGTTNSYDTVYSNANSLVSPISNYSGGAWSTPDGMNTNMTSPIDGAMLGNPFGDAGYDYDGCPDFLHNFYSELPADFPVSSMMDGIVPDPILAMNELPMTLDLDLDHAPGPSMASNVAELPDNDSREMVEVSQPDPCCSETRSMVDSAWEVLQEQVVQSMVKIQDIQGNRLARQLKSMSIQTIAERGLRTLRLYLDGFQPSTADDALCLAHLVFAFALVAYQEGTHKRVRGLYLQSLPLMGMIPEQDRPDYQQLADFIWKPEGLASPGAQRSPDTVGSMFPDSKGKSPVSHHGMRSQPPDMFRAAAWDFLDELEMKMLFGSDSHLHDLQDPAALLVKHAQDSHQNGAVNPALLRTVKPILEKLTRTYDSPDLREKLRQTFRNLTSGQTSSIRKLEIELLHAGQTTLPSSRYYDFFVPQTRQLIDEVYLVHDPALGTRRRSDYHSLGITYIENLLPDLDNLSSSSSSSSSSSSSSSSSSSSSSSSSSSPEQQQQSMDNYLNLATSSSPQPQPTPQQQPVPDDRIVEADSKCDECGYRPKGHPRWFKGSMAKHKRLKHSREPPKIYSCKYPGCTSQYKNRPDNLRQHQIEKGHFLEGEEVVVKRGSKRRRVEGGEGLNGGRE, from the exons ATGGACCTCAAGAAACCCTATTCCCTCCTGGAGGACCACTCTCTCCAGTCCTCAAACTCAAATCACCCAACATTCCGGTCTTCACCACCCCTATTCCGCCATGGCCGTCTGTTGACAGACGGTGGGGATGGGGCGAGCTTCACTTCAACCTCGCCCCTCTCCCAGAAGCTCACTGACTTTGACCAAGACCTCGACTTGGACTTGAATGAGCAACCGATATTGTCCTGCGT ATCCCAAGAGACGTCCCAAGAAGATTGTGCCCGACACAGATTCATCGTCTGGGCTGCCGTGAAACGCAACGAGTCTCTCAGGAAGCATCCGGAAAAGAAGACGGAATGCCCCCTTCTCAAATGCAACCACAAGCTCACCGATCACGAATCAATGCTCAAGCATCTGGCAGGGTGCAGATATCTTGCCTCGGGGGAATACTGGTGCTATAACCACATGAGGGTGGAGCACTTTGACGATATCAGATGCAAGAAGTGTCTCGGCCATCCATCCCGGGCGAAGAAGGTCCTCACCATAGCCAAGAAGCTTTTCCACGGCCTGGGCCACAAATCAAAAAAGGGCCAACAGGGCTCTACCATCGACGAGGAGCGGacacaccaaccaccaccgagtTACGAATCCATTTCTCGACCGGCGCCAGGTCCACCACTGCCTGGAAATGCCGCCGAACTGCCCCTTACCGAGATTCTAGAAGCCGACTCCAACGAGATCGAAGTCCCCATGGcgccacaacagcaaccgccgccgccgccgccgcagcagcagcagcagcagcagtatcCGACGATTGATCCACAAGACCTGCTAGTCCCCCAACCTATCATACCGCCAAGCCTCCCAGAGCTCGATGCCAGCACCATGGAGTGGGACCACACGCTTGACATGGCGATGCCCCAGATACCATTACAAATGCCGATAACATTACAGGACGACAGCATGCAGCAGTTTAGTTACGTCAGGCCGCCACTCCAGCTAGCGACAAATAATCCATACGCCCGTCACCAGGCGCCTCCTCGACCGGTATCCCGACCAACATCGACTGCTCCACGAAGTAAAGGTCTGtcgcccagctcctcggTAAGGTCGACAGCAAGCACCGACACGACGACCAGCAACGTTAGCAACGATAGTAACGTCAGCTACGATAGCACCTTCAGCAACCTTACCACGGACAGTCATGGGACCACTAACTCTTACGATACTGTTTACAGCAATGCCAACTCATTGGTCTCCCCCATCTCGAACTATAGCGGTGGGGCCTGGTCGACACCGGACGGCATGAACACAAACATGACGTCCCCCATCGACGGTGCCATGCTCGGAAATCCCTTTGGCGACGCCGGTTACGACTACGATGGATGCCCGGATTTCCTGCACAACTTTTACTCCGAGTTGCCAGCGGACTTTCCGGTTTCCTCGATGATGGATGGTATTGTTCCAGACCCTATCCTGGCGATGAATGAACTCCCAATGACACTCGATCTCGATCTCGATCACGCCCCAGGGCCCTCGATGGCAAGCAATGTCGCCGAGCTGCCCGACAACGACAGcagggagatggtggaagTCTCGCAACCCGATCCATGCTGCTCAGAAACGAGGTCGATGGTCGACTCAGCCTGGGAAGTACTACAGGAGCAGGTCGTGCAATCGATGGTCAAAATCCAGGACATCCAGGGAAATCGACTTGCGCGGCAGCTCAAGTCCATGTCGATTCAGACGATAGCGGAGAGGGGACTGCGGACTTTGCGCTTGTACCTTGATGGATTTCAGCCATCGACTGCGGACGACGCGCTGTGCCTGGCGCATCTCGTGTTTGCGTTTGCCTTAGTTGCGTATCAGGAGGGAACGCACAAACGTGTGAGGGGACTATATCTCCAGTCTCTTCCGCTCATGGGCATGATTCCAGAGCAGGACCGTCCGGACTACCAGCAACTGGCCGACTTCATCTGGAAGCCCGAGGGTCTAGCATCGCCTGGTGCCCAGAGAAGCCCGGATACGGTCGGCAGCATGTTTCCAGATTCCAAGGGGAAATCGCCAGTCAGCCACCATGGGATGAGATCGCAACCGCCAGATATGTTTCGTGCGGCTGCTTGGGATTTCCTTGATG AACTCGAAATGAAAATGCTCTTCGGATCCGACTCCCACCTCCACGATCTACAAGACCCGGCGGCTCTCCTCGTCAAACACGCCCAAGACTCGCACCAAAACGGAGCGGTGAACCCGGCCCTCCTACGAACAGTGAAACCCATCCTAGAAAAACTCACCCGGACCTATGACAGCCCCGACCTGCGAGAGAAGCTCAGACAAACATTCCGAAACTTGACCTCTGGGCAAACTTCCAGCATCCGCAAACTAGAAATCGAACTCCTCCACGCCGGccaaaccaccctcccctcctctcgGTACTATGACTTCTTCGTCCCCCAAACCCGCCAGCTCATCGACGAAGTCTACCTCGTCCACGACCCCGCCCTGGGAACCCGCCGGCGAAGCGACTATCACAGCCTGGGCATCACTTACATTgagaacctcctccccgacctCGACAActtgtcttcttcctcttcttcttcctcttcttcttcctcttcttcttcttcttcttcttcttcttcttcttcttcttcttcttctccagaacagcagcaacaatcCATGGATAATTACCTCAACCttgccacctcctcctccccacaaccacaaccaaccccccaacagcaaccggTACCAGACGACCGAATCGTCGAAGCCGACTCCAAATGCGACGAGTGCGGCTACCGGCCAAAGGGACACCCAAGGTGGTTCAAAGGCAGCATGGCCAAGCACAAGAGGCTGAAGCACAGCCGCGAGCCGCCCAAGATTTACAGCTGCAAGTACCCCGGCTGCACGAGCCAGTACAAGAATCGGCCGGACAACCTGAGGCAGCATCAGATTGAGAAGGGGCattttttggagggggaggaggtggtggttaaGAGGGGGAgtaagaggaggagggtggaagggggggaggggttgaatggggggagggaataA
- a CDS encoding hypothetical protein (COG:S; EggNog:ENOG503P3K0) has translation MFDIVPSLGRGEIHRAGPCISKTRLTIFLCFIFPHFRRTTPLHHCRPRPCFSDSMKSSTYGYAYSVYDMDGSPQAVTELDLSACHPNSIVDRINAMPALKTSTAFFTFLRANLVLPHSAMSSNPSTPNLAPSSLRRSPPTPQSHSRPATPIPTTTLDEEDEIPPLTLEVLTSKPDKTAALKLIADSIAQQRQTASSHIITHPLPLSSLIAALAITYHFFLSSSDLGTKLMILSSLVTTYLLTVRYLTSPFIRLAESITPSFLGSDSPEDQDTVIACRYGGEIIGVTVLQISRPAGQSDPNFKRHKQRGSLSSFKGGKGVIRAWTVKSRYRGKGVGGDMLREAVRLTKERCGRDGEVGFARGHANAGLIPVGGRGEDNRHGEREEEMVLPEWLNRGWLRRSERKAAQALERVVSEFGNGKRR, from the exons ATGTTTGATATAGTCCCAAGTCTCGGGAGGGGTGAAATCCACAGGGCCGGGCCCTGTATTAGCAAAACGCGGCTAACAATTTTTCTTTGTTTTATTTTCCCCCATTTCAGGCGCACtactcctcttcatcactgCCGTCCGCGGCCTTGTTTTTCAGACTCGATGAAATCCAGCACGTACGGATACGCATACTCGGTCTATGACATGGACGGATCACCCCAGGCCGTCACCGAGCTCGACCTGAGCGCCTGCCACCCCAACTCCATTGTCGACAGGATTAATGCCATGCCCGCGTTGAAGACGAGTACTG CAttcttcaccttcctccGCGCCAACCTAGTCCTCCCCCACAGCGCCATGtcctccaacccatcaacccccaacctAGCACCCTCTTCTCTCCGAAggtcaccaccaaccccccaatcccattCCCGCCCAGCAAcgcccatccccaccaccaccctcgacgaagaagatgagATCCCCCCCTTGACCCTCGAAGTCCTGACCTCCAAGCCCGACAAAACCGCGGCGTTGAAGCTCATCGCCGATAGCATCGCCCAACAAAGACAAACCGCCTCGAGCCATATaatcacccaccccctccccctctcctccctcatcgccgcctTGGCCATAACCTaccacttcttcctctcctcatccgacCTCGGAACAAAACTGATGATTCTTTCGTCATTGGTAACGACATACCTCCTTACCGTACGgtacctcacctccccattcaTCCGCCTCGCCGAAAGCATCACCCCTTCCTTTCTCGGGTCAGACTCTCCCGAAGACCAGGACACCGTTATTGCCTGCCGGTACGGGGGGGAGATTATTGGGGTCACGGTGTTGCAAATTTCCCGTCCGGCGGGGCAGTCAGATCCCAATTTCAAGAGGCATAAACAGAGGGGCAGTTTGAGTTCGTtcaagggggggaagggggtgatcAGGGCTTGGACGGTCAAGTCGAGGTAtagagggaagggggtggggggggatatgttgagggaggcggttAGGTTGACGAAAGAAAGAtgtgggagggatggggaggtgggttttgCGAGGGGGCATGCTAATGCGGGGTTGATTCCtgtggggggaaggggagaggaCAATAGACACGgagaaagggaggaggagatggtgttgCCGGAGTGGTTGAAccgggggtggttgaggaggtcggaAAGAAAGGCGGCGCAGGCgctggagagggtggtgagtgagTTTGGGAATGGGAAGAGGAGATGA
- the MRPL19 gene encoding mitochondrial 54S ribosomal protein YmL19 (BUSCO:EOG09265BG5; EggNog:ENOG503P428; COG:J): MSKAAAGGAKGLEQVVKIIVGAGQASPSPPVGPALGSKGIKSMDFCKEFNARTTHINVGTPLPVRVTVRPDRTFHFEIRTPQTSWLLLNAADVPIGKKGKRKGAQKPGHETVGSVSLKHVYEIAKIKQSEPRLSGLSLEGICRSIVWQARGMGISVVA; the protein is encoded by the exons ATGTCCAAGGCAGCGGCAGGTGGTGCCAAGGGCCTCGAGCAGGTCGTCAAGATCATTGTCGGCGCCGGCCAAGCCAGTCCTAGTCCTCCCGTCGGTCCTGCCCTCGGTTCCAAGGGTATCAAGTCGATGGATTTCTGCAAG GAGTTTAATGCGAGGACGACACACATCAACGTTGGAACGCCATTGCCCGTCCGAGTCACCGTCCGGCCCGACAGAACCTTCCACTTTGAGATCAGGACGCCTCAAACATCATGGCTGTTGCTCAATGCGGCCGACGTCCCGATTGGAAAGAAGGGCAAGAGGAAAGGTGCCCAGAAGCCAGGCCACGAGACTGTTGGGTCGGTTAGTCTCAAGCATGTCTATGAGATTGCAAAGATAAAGCAGTCAGAGCCCCGGTTGTCCGGTCTGTCATTAGAAGGCATTTGCAGATCGATTGTCTGGCAAGCCAGGGGGATGGGCATCTCTGTGGTTGCTTAG
- the HHF1_4 gene encoding Histone H4 (EggNog:ENOG503P57T; COG:B), whose product MPPTLPARGGPSSSRAKAVMRSVGGKAPLGVGKGKVGAKRHRRILKDTIQGITKPAIRRLARRGGVKRISGMIYEEVRKVLKDRLSVILKDITTYTEYRGAKTVTVEDVIFALRRIGRPIYGFDPETYTAPTTGMKRKAIAGASQDMDED is encoded by the exons ATGCCGCCTACTTTGCCGGCCAGAGGTGGtccctcctcgtcgaggGCCAaggcggtgatgaggagtGTTGGGGGGAAGGCGCCGCTcggggttgggaaggggaaggtggGGGCCAAGAGGCATAGGAGGATTTTGAAGGACACGATTCAGGGGATTA CTAAACCTGCGATTCG TCGTCTCGCCCGCCGCGGTGGTGTTAAGCGTATCTCGGGGATGATCTACGAGGAGGTCCGTAAGGTTCTCAAGGATAGGCTTTCAGTG ATCCTGAAGGATATCACTACTTATACCGAGTATCGCGGTGCGAAGACCGTAACGGTCGAGGAT GTCATCTTTGCCCTCCGCCGTATCGGTCGTCCGATTTATGGTTTTGATCCCGAGACTTATACTGCCCCTACGACGGGAATGAAGAGAAAGGCGATTGCGGGCGCGTCGCAGGATATGGATGAAGACTAA